A region from the Acinonyx jubatus isolate Ajub_Pintada_27869175 chromosome C2, VMU_Ajub_asm_v1.0, whole genome shotgun sequence genome encodes:
- the VIPR1 gene encoding vasoactive intestinal polypeptide receptor 1 isoform X3: MWDNLTCWPATPPGQVVVLDCPLIYKFFSPVQGRNVSRSCTNEGWTHLEPGPYPIACGLNDKASDLEEQQQSMFYSSVKTIYTVGHSLSLAALLVATAILSLFRKLHCTRNYIHMHLFISFILRATAVFIKDLILFNSEDVDYCTKGSVSCKAAMVLFQYCIMANFFWLLVEGLYLHTLLAVSFFSERKYFWGYILIGWGVPSIFTIVWTIIRLYFEDTGCWNTINSSFWWIIKAPILTSILVNFILFICIIRILVQKLQSPDVGKSHSSPYSRLAKSTLLLIPLFGVHYIMFAFFPNNFTAEVKMVFELIMGSFQGFVVAILYCFLNGEVQAELRRKWRRWHLQGFLGSDPKYQHPSGGSNGATCSTQVSILTRVSPGARRSSSFQAEVSLV; this comes from the exons ATGTGGGACAATCTCACCTGCTGGCCAGCCACCCCTCCGGGCCAGGTGGTCGTCTTGGACTGCCCCCTCATTTATAAGTTCTTCTCTCCAGTTCAAG gCCGCAACGTGAGCCGCAGCTGCACCAACGAGGGCTGGACGCACCTGGAACCTGGCCCCTACCCCATTGCCTGTGGTTTGAATGACAAGGCATCAGATTTGGAAGAG CAGCAGCAGTCAATGTTCTACAGTTCTGTGAAGACCATCTACACCGTCGGCCACAGCCTGTCCCTCGCTGCCCTTCTGGTCGCTACAGCCATCTTGAGCCTGTTCAG GAAGCTCCACTGCACGCGGAACTACATCCACATGCACCTCTTCATATCCTTCATCCTGAGGGCCACCGCTGTCTTCATCAAAGACTTGATCCTGTTCAACAGCGAGGACGTGGACTATTGCACCAAGGGCTCG GTGAGCTGTAAGGCAGCCATGGTCTTATTCCAGTACTGTATCATGGCCAACTTCTTCTGGCTGCTGGTGGAGGGCCTCTACCTGCACACCCTGCTGGCTGTCTCCTTCTTCTCTGAGCGGAAGTACTTCTGGGGGTACATACTCATCGGCTGGG GGGTGCCCAGCATATTCACCATTGTGTGGACAATCATCAGGCTCTATTTTGAGGATACTGG ATGCTGGAACACCATCAACTCCTCATTTTGGTGGATCATAAAGGCCCCCATCCTCACCTCCATCTTG GTGAACTTTATCCTGTTTATTTGCATTATCCGGATCCTGGTTCAGAAACTTCAGTCCCCAGATGTTGGAAAGAGTCACAGCAGCCCATACTC GAGGCTGGCCAAGTCTACTCTTCTGCTGATCCCCCTGTTTGGAGTGCACTACATCATGTTCGCCTTCTTTCCCAACAACTTTACAGCTGAGGTGAAAATGGTCTTTGAGCTCATCATGGGGTCTTTCCAG gggtTTGTGGTGGCCATCCTGTACTGCTTCCTCAATGGCGAG GTGCAGGCGGAGTTGCGGCGGAAGTGGCGGCGCTGGCACCTGCAGGGCTTCTTGGGCTCGGACCCTAAATACCAGCACCCGTCAGGAGGCAGCAACGGGGCCACATGCAGCACGCAGGTCTCCATTCTGACCCGCGTCAGCCCGGGCGCGCGCCGTTCCTCCAGCTTCCAGGCCGAAGTCTCCCTGGTCTGA
- the VIPR1 gene encoding vasoactive intestinal polypeptide receptor 1 isoform X2 produces MRAGQRPRLRSRPRGCSKMWDNLTCWPATPPGQVVVLDCPLIYKFFSPVQGRNVSRSCTNEGWTHLEPGPYPIACGLNDKASDLEEQQQSMFYSSVKTIYTVGHSLSLAALLVATAILSLFRKLHCTRNYIHMHLFISFILRATAVFIKDLILFNSEDVDYCTKGSVSCKAAMVLFQYCIMANFFWLLVEGLYLHTLLAVSFFSERKYFWGYILIGWGVPSIFTIVWTIIRLYFEDTGCWNTINSSFWWIIKAPILTSILVNFILFICIIRILVQKLQSPDVGKSHSSPYSRLAKSTLLLIPLFGVHYIMFAFFPNNFTAEVKMVFELIMGSFQGFVVAILYCFLNGEVQAELRRKWRRWHLQGFLGSDPKYQHPSGGSNGATCSTQVSILTRVSPGARRSSSFQAEVSLV; encoded by the exons GCTGCAGCAAGATGTGGGACAATCTCACCTGCTGGCCAGCCACCCCTCCGGGCCAGGTGGTCGTCTTGGACTGCCCCCTCATTTATAAGTTCTTCTCTCCAGTTCAAG gCCGCAACGTGAGCCGCAGCTGCACCAACGAGGGCTGGACGCACCTGGAACCTGGCCCCTACCCCATTGCCTGTGGTTTGAATGACAAGGCATCAGATTTGGAAGAG CAGCAGCAGTCAATGTTCTACAGTTCTGTGAAGACCATCTACACCGTCGGCCACAGCCTGTCCCTCGCTGCCCTTCTGGTCGCTACAGCCATCTTGAGCCTGTTCAG GAAGCTCCACTGCACGCGGAACTACATCCACATGCACCTCTTCATATCCTTCATCCTGAGGGCCACCGCTGTCTTCATCAAAGACTTGATCCTGTTCAACAGCGAGGACGTGGACTATTGCACCAAGGGCTCG GTGAGCTGTAAGGCAGCCATGGTCTTATTCCAGTACTGTATCATGGCCAACTTCTTCTGGCTGCTGGTGGAGGGCCTCTACCTGCACACCCTGCTGGCTGTCTCCTTCTTCTCTGAGCGGAAGTACTTCTGGGGGTACATACTCATCGGCTGGG GGGTGCCCAGCATATTCACCATTGTGTGGACAATCATCAGGCTCTATTTTGAGGATACTGG ATGCTGGAACACCATCAACTCCTCATTTTGGTGGATCATAAAGGCCCCCATCCTCACCTCCATCTTG GTGAACTTTATCCTGTTTATTTGCATTATCCGGATCCTGGTTCAGAAACTTCAGTCCCCAGATGTTGGAAAGAGTCACAGCAGCCCATACTC GAGGCTGGCCAAGTCTACTCTTCTGCTGATCCCCCTGTTTGGAGTGCACTACATCATGTTCGCCTTCTTTCCCAACAACTTTACAGCTGAGGTGAAAATGGTCTTTGAGCTCATCATGGGGTCTTTCCAG gggtTTGTGGTGGCCATCCTGTACTGCTTCCTCAATGGCGAG GTGCAGGCGGAGTTGCGGCGGAAGTGGCGGCGCTGGCACCTGCAGGGCTTCTTGGGCTCGGACCCTAAATACCAGCACCCGTCAGGAGGCAGCAACGGGGCCACATGCAGCACGCAGGTCTCCATTCTGACCCGCGTCAGCCCGGGCGCGCGCCGTTCCTCCAGCTTCCAGGCCGAAGTCTCCCTGGTCTGA